One window of Brevibacillus choshinensis genomic DNA carries:
- a CDS encoding sensor histidine kinase: MNKFLLKNLPLSRQILILFMILTSVLGIGLGVGYPLAVKQYLVSNTYSLLEDEFYTLSEHITFNENNELLPVPAAAPYFLQLLLSRYEYSFDMIVYAENGKELGSRSTERIPFSDSRELFARATAHPNNQLQHGTLDRGDESYLFVSKRMDYHGFPYYMVLFSKEQELNQINSILTRQFLLVFSLLLLVSWLLAIWFSGYLSKPLRSLDELCKKIARRQFDIPLTMDRGDEIGQLARSFDTMKNQLKEYDESQRHFVQNISHELKTPIMAIQGYTQGLLEGVFQGPQAEKGLTIIMEESKRLEKVVGQLLYLTKIESVSQMMQMGRVDLAEMMHLLKQRLSVLNPNVEWELNLPPELIVEADGEQLSTAFVNIMENQLRYAKSHLMITGRMIGKNAVISIANDGPQIEEALLPHLFQRFRKGKSGKHGLGLAIARAVFEAHTGTIVARNDPDGPCFTMTIPAEHKV, translated from the coding sequence ATGAACAAATTCCTGTTAAAAAACTTGCCGCTCTCCCGGCAGATTCTCATTTTGTTCATGATCCTGACCAGCGTACTGGGCATCGGTCTCGGAGTGGGATACCCGCTCGCCGTCAAGCAATACCTGGTCTCCAACACCTACTCACTCCTCGAGGATGAGTTTTACACGCTGTCGGAGCACATTACTTTTAATGAAAACAACGAGCTGCTTCCGGTACCTGCTGCGGCTCCCTACTTTTTGCAATTGCTCTTATCCCGCTATGAATATTCGTTTGATATGATCGTCTACGCAGAAAATGGGAAAGAATTGGGCAGCAGAAGCACCGAACGAATTCCTTTTAGCGATAGCAGGGAACTATTCGCCAGAGCTACTGCTCATCCAAATAACCAGCTTCAGCACGGAACGCTAGACCGCGGAGACGAAAGCTATTTGTTTGTCAGTAAACGGATGGACTATCACGGCTTTCCTTACTATATGGTCCTGTTTTCTAAGGAACAGGAGCTCAATCAGATCAATTCCATTTTGACCCGGCAGTTCTTGTTGGTCTTTAGCCTCCTGCTTTTAGTAAGCTGGCTTTTAGCGATCTGGTTCAGTGGATATTTGAGCAAGCCGTTGCGCAGTCTGGACGAGCTGTGCAAAAAAATCGCGCGCCGTCAATTTGATATTCCGCTCACGATGGACCGCGGGGATGAGATTGGTCAGCTGGCACGTTCGTTTGATACGATGAAAAATCAATTGAAGGAATACGACGAGTCCCAGCGTCATTTCGTGCAAAACATCTCTCATGAATTGAAGACACCGATCATGGCGATCCAAGGCTACACACAGGGTCTTCTGGAGGGAGTATTTCAAGGACCACAGGCGGAAAAGGGACTGACGATTATCATGGAAGAGAGCAAGCGGCTGGAGAAGGTCGTGGGCCAGCTCTTGTATTTAACCAAGATCGAGTCGGTCTCCCAGATGATGCAGATGGGACGCGTCGATCTGGCAGAGATGATGCATCTCCTCAAGCAGCGTCTCTCGGTACTAAATCCGAATGTCGAATGGGAGCTGAACCTGCCTCCTGAGCTGATTGTCGAGGCGGATGGTGAGCAGTTGAGTACGGCCTTTGTCAACATCATGGAGAACCAGCTACGCTACGCCAAGAGCCATCTCATGATCACCGGAAGAATGATCGGCAAAAACGCTGTGATCAGCATCGCCAACGACGGTCCGCAGATCGAGGAAGCTCTACTTCCCCACCTGTTCCAGCGGTTCCGGAAAGGCAAATCCGGCAAGCATGGGCTGGGACTGGCGATTGCACGGGCGGTTTTCGAGGCACATACAGGCACCATCGTTGCCCGCAACGATCCGGATGGCCCCTGCTTTACCATGACCATTCCAGCGGAGCACAAAGTATAG
- a CDS encoding IS3 family transposase (programmed frameshift) has protein sequence MAKKGQTYKVYTEEEKMEAVRLYESGVSSREVARRLGIPEKRQVLNWVNKVRIGETLTASRSNQTWRKGRPKTKFTSIEEELAYIKAENEYPKKAISKSKRGVTSKKARFSIIEQMRTRYRLSWLLSFAKVSRAGYYKWRKSKESAVRRCEKEVNLKEHILSIHRVHPYYGYLRITVALRKEGLQINHKRVYRLMKELGIRSVIRKKRRFFGRQASVVNPDRLERQFKAEAPLKKLVTDITYLRVGERFFYLSAVQDLFNNEIVAWQVSSQNDLSLVMSTVDSLCKGREMNGSILHSDQGFQYTSRHYNKRLDEYGVLGSHSRRGNCLDNACIESFFSHLKTEMMYRCSPKTHVELNQAVEKYIAFYNQNRFQKKLGDRSPIEYRKAIAA, from the exons ATGGCTAAAAAGGGACAGACATATAAGGTCTATACGGAAGAGGAAAAAATGGAAGCGGTACGTCTTTACGAGTCCGGAGTATCGTCTAGAGAAGTCGCCAGAAGATTAGGTATTCCAGAAAAAAGACAGGTGTTGAACTGGGTTAATAAGGTTCGTATTGGGGAGACACTGACAGCTTCTCGATCTAATCAAACCTGGCGAAAAGGGCGTCCAAAAACCAAATTCACAAGCATTGAGGAAGAGCTAGCTTACATAAAAGCGGAGAATGAATATC CTAAAAAAGCGATATCCAAATCTAAACGGGGAGTGACTTCGAAGAAAGCAAGGTTCTCAATCATTGAACAAATGCGAACCAGATATCGATTATCATGGTTACTCAGTTTTGCAAAAGTATCCCGTGCGGGATATTACAAATGGAGAAAGTCCAAAGAGTCAGCTGTTCGACGCTGCGAAAAGGAAGTCAATCTAAAGGAACATATCTTAAGTATCCATCGCGTGCATCCTTATTACGGTTACTTACGAATAACAGTTGCCCTACGCAAAGAAGGATTACAAATCAATCACAAGCGTGTCTATCGATTGATGAAGGAATTAGGCATTCGCTCAGTAATTCGCAAAAAAAGGCGATTCTTTGGCAGACAGGCATCAGTTGTGAACCCGGATCGTCTGGAGAGACAGTTCAAAGCTGAAGCACCTCTCAAGAAGCTTGTAACCGACATCACCTATCTACGAGTCGGAGAACGTTTTTTTTACCTATCTGCTGTGCAGGATCTGTTTAATAACGAAATCGTTGCTTGGCAGGTCTCTTCCCAAAACGATTTGTCACTTGTGATGAGCACAGTAGATAGTCTTTGTAAGGGAAGAGAAATGAACGGTTCCATCCTACACTCGGACCAAGGTTTTCAATACACTTCCAGACACTACAATAAACGTTTGGATGAGTACGGAGTACTAGGAAGTCATTCGAGACGGGGAAATTGCCTAGATAATGCCTGTATCGAATCATTCTTTTCACATCTAAAGACAGAAATGATGTATCGATGCTCGCCAAAAACACATGTGGAATTAAATCAAGCTGTTGAAAAATACATTGCCTTCTATAATCAGAATCGTTTTCAGAAAAAACTTGGCGACCGTTCCCCGATTGAGTATCGGAAAGCGATCGCCGCGTAA
- a CDS encoding DinB family protein encodes MQTFFQYNWKVREEWYRWCEDVPAEELLRVRTGGVGGILHTLFHIVDVEWSWFRLLQGKPDIQESFDHYRSLELVRMLDATYRPEVEEFVFSWDDSMERRPFYDPQPDGSIATDAWGEVVRHVIAHQIHHMGQLSVWAREVGKKPVSANVIGKQLILPHTEKA; translated from the coding sequence ATGCAAACCTTTTTTCAATACAATTGGAAGGTTCGGGAAGAATGGTATCGATGGTGTGAGGATGTACCGGCAGAGGAGCTGCTCCGTGTGAGAACCGGTGGAGTAGGAGGGATCTTGCATACACTCTTTCATATCGTCGATGTCGAGTGGAGCTGGTTCCGCCTCTTGCAGGGGAAACCGGATATCCAGGAGAGCTTTGATCACTACCGGAGTCTGGAGCTAGTCCGAATGCTGGACGCAACATATCGTCCAGAAGTGGAGGAGTTCGTTTTTTCTTGGGATGACAGTATGGAGAGAAGGCCCTTTTACGACCCTCAGCCGGATGGAAGCATTGCTACAGACGCATGGGGAGAGGTAGTTCGCCACGTGATTGCACATCAAATTCATCATATGGGTCAATTATCAGTCTGGGCACGTGAAGTGGGCAAAAAGCCGGTATCGGCCAACGTGATTGGAAAACAGTTGATTCTTCCTCATACCGAGAAAGCTTAA
- a CDS encoding GNAT family N-acetyltransferase gives MLKSLNLYEQIQLLEQMELEKAYIFYGNLRLRADRSLTLVETGEKGWKAAGSYLQGMPFHAFTFHVMEEEGTYSVEGMLEAFRAKLGMEDRSVRQGVITAAESCVERLEIPHEFERRTLLLMKLTNREGLVPRGESYFIEGSKGKDAEQLAATIGMLSFRAEEVNEMPHIALNSEEGDTIAMAGFHVYEEDFVEIGNVGTAAGHRKKGLGMQITSDICRIALQKSPNVYLCVFADNEAAIRVYEKLGFVTVERYTFVTFQW, from the coding sequence TTGCTAAAATCTCTCAATCTTTATGAACAAATTCAATTGCTTGAACAAATGGAACTGGAAAAAGCGTATATTTTCTATGGCAATTTACGACTGCGAGCAGATCGGAGCCTCACGCTTGTAGAGACTGGCGAAAAAGGCTGGAAGGCAGCTGGATCTTACTTGCAGGGAATGCCTTTTCATGCGTTCACCTTTCATGTAATGGAGGAAGAAGGAACATATTCCGTGGAAGGGATGCTGGAAGCTTTTCGGGCAAAGCTCGGAATGGAGGATCGGTCTGTCAGGCAGGGCGTAATCACGGCAGCAGAATCGTGTGTGGAGCGTTTGGAGATTCCCCATGAATTCGAGCGAAGAACCTTGCTCCTGATGAAGCTGACGAATCGGGAGGGTCTAGTACCGCGCGGAGAGTCTTACTTCATCGAAGGCTCGAAAGGAAAAGACGCGGAACAGCTGGCGGCAACGATCGGGATGCTCAGCTTTCGGGCCGAAGAGGTGAATGAAATGCCGCACATCGCCCTCAATTCCGAAGAGGGTGACACGATTGCGATGGCTGGCTTTCATGTGTACGAGGAGGACTTTGTAGAAATTGGAAATGTCGGAACGGCAGCAGGGCACCGGAAAAAGGGTTTAGGCATGCAGATCACTTCGGACATCTGCCGGATCGCTCTGCAAAAATCCCCGAATGTGTACTTGTGCGTGTTTGCCGATAATGAGGCGGCGATCCGCGTCTACGAGAAGCTGGGTTTCGTCACGGTAGAGCGATATACGTTTGTTACTTTTCAGTGGTAG
- a CDS encoding IMP dehydrogenase: protein MAFYYTEPSRTFNEFLLLPNLTTKECTPQNVDLSTPITKFKKGEKPAISLNIPFSSAVMQAVSDHHMAVALAQCGGISFIFGSQSIESQATMVRKAKAYKAGFVVSRSNLTPSHTLKDILDLKEQTGHSTVAITEDGSAKGKLLGIVTGRDYRISRDSLDKPVSEIMTPFSSLIYGKSGLSLSEANDLIWEHKLNCLPIVDENQNLDFLVFRKDYDSRKNNPLSLLDANKSYIVGAGINTKDYRERVPALVEAGVDVLVIDSSDGFSEWQAETVKYVKENFNNVYIGAGNVVDKEGFRYLVESGADFIKVGIGGGSICITREQKGIGRGQASAVIEVAAARDEYFKETGIYVPICSDGGIVHDYHVTLALAMGADFVMLGRYFARFDESPTKKVKIGNNFVKEYWGEGSNRARNWQRYDTGGKQSLVFEEGVDSYVPYAGSLRENMDRTLHKIKSTMCNCGSLSIEELQQKARITLVSATSLVEGGAHDVILKESSMAAE from the coding sequence GTGGCTTTTTATTACACAGAACCATCTCGGACGTTCAATGAGTTTTTGTTGCTTCCTAACCTCACCACAAAGGAATGCACTCCACAAAATGTTGACCTTTCCACCCCAATCACCAAATTTAAAAAGGGCGAAAAACCTGCGATTTCACTAAACATACCGTTCTCATCTGCAGTCATGCAAGCTGTATCCGACCATCATATGGCGGTGGCTTTGGCTCAATGTGGCGGTATTTCATTTATCTTCGGCTCCCAGTCCATCGAGAGCCAAGCGACCATGGTCCGTAAAGCAAAAGCTTACAAGGCAGGCTTCGTCGTCAGTCGCTCCAATTTGACCCCTAGCCACACCCTGAAAGATATTTTGGATCTGAAAGAACAAACTGGGCACTCTACAGTCGCGATTACAGAAGATGGTTCTGCAAAAGGCAAACTGCTGGGCATCGTCACTGGCCGTGATTACCGGATCAGTCGTGATTCGCTGGATAAGCCAGTCAGCGAAATCATGACACCTTTCTCCTCCCTGATCTACGGCAAGTCTGGTCTCTCCCTCTCCGAAGCGAATGACTTGATCTGGGAGCACAAGCTAAACTGTCTGCCAATCGTTGACGAGAATCAGAACCTGGACTTCCTCGTATTCCGCAAAGACTACGATTCTCGCAAAAACAATCCACTTTCGCTACTGGATGCCAACAAGAGCTACATCGTCGGTGCAGGGATCAACACGAAGGACTACAGAGAACGGGTACCTGCTTTGGTGGAAGCAGGCGTGGATGTTCTCGTGATTGACTCCTCTGATGGCTTTAGCGAATGGCAAGCGGAAACCGTCAAATATGTAAAAGAAAACTTCAACAACGTATACATCGGTGCAGGTAACGTAGTCGATAAAGAAGGCTTCCGTTATCTGGTCGAGTCCGGAGCTGACTTTATTAAGGTCGGTATCGGTGGCGGTTCCATTTGTATCACACGTGAACAAAAAGGGATCGGCCGCGGTCAAGCATCCGCAGTGATTGAAGTAGCAGCTGCGCGTGACGAATACTTTAAAGAGACCGGCATTTACGTTCCAATCTGCTCCGATGGCGGGATCGTCCATGATTACCATGTGACACTCGCCCTGGCGATGGGTGCTGATTTCGTCATGCTGGGTCGTTACTTCGCCCGCTTCGACGAGAGCCCGACCAAAAAAGTGAAAATCGGGAACAACTTCGTAAAAGAGTATTGGGGAGAAGGTTCCAACCGCGCCCGCAACTGGCAGCGTTATGACACAGGCGGCAAACAAAGCCTGGTGTTCGAGGAAGGCGTAGACTCCTACGTTCCATATGCAGGAAGCCTGCGCGAAAACATGGACCGCACCCTCCACAAAATCAAATCGACGATGTGCAACTGCGGTTCACTCTCTATTGAAGAATTGCAGCAAAAAGCTCGCATCACGCTCGTATCCGCAACTTCCCTCGTGGAAGGCGGCGCGCATGACGTCATCCTAAAAGAAAGCAGCATGGCTGCGGAATAA
- a CDS encoding aldo/keto reductase, with protein MHHRRLGNSGLKVSALGLGTNSFGGRADEATSTRIIHQAIDSGITFIDTANIYTNTESERIIGGALEGRRHEVVLATKAGLVRGEGPNERGSSRYHLQMELENSLRRLRTDYVDLYQIHTFDSETPLEETLRALDDMVRAGKVRYIGASNYAAWELVKALGISENKGLNRYVSTQVSYSLADRTPEKELVPACLDQGVGIIPYFPLAGGILTGKYTSTEKAPEGSRADVEPRFTRFLNEDKVAFGQKLSSLANDLGYSASALSLAWLMHQPVVSTVIVGASRLEQLTDNAQCTSIKLDEEMLAQLDQLSDPYRHGEPFAVYRLS; from the coding sequence ATGCATCATCGTCGTTTAGGCAACAGCGGTCTGAAGGTTTCGGCACTGGGATTGGGCACCAACTCATTCGGAGGGCGAGCGGACGAAGCTACCTCTACACGGATTATTCATCAGGCGATCGATAGCGGGATCACGTTTATCGATACGGCGAATATTTACACGAACACGGAATCGGAGCGCATTATCGGAGGCGCGCTGGAAGGAAGACGGCATGAGGTTGTGCTGGCGACCAAAGCGGGTCTGGTACGCGGGGAAGGACCGAACGAGAGAGGATCATCACGGTATCATTTGCAGATGGAACTGGAAAACAGCCTGAGACGGCTGCGGACGGATTATGTGGACTTGTACCAGATTCATACGTTTGATTCCGAAACGCCTTTGGAAGAGACGCTGCGGGCACTAGACGACATGGTACGAGCTGGCAAAGTACGGTATATTGGAGCATCCAATTACGCGGCATGGGAATTGGTCAAGGCGTTGGGGATCAGCGAGAACAAAGGGTTGAATCGCTACGTCTCTACACAGGTCAGTTACTCTCTGGCCGATCGGACGCCGGAGAAAGAGCTGGTGCCAGCTTGCCTGGATCAGGGAGTGGGGATCATTCCGTATTTTCCACTGGCAGGTGGGATTTTGACCGGAAAGTACACCTCGACAGAAAAGGCGCCAGAAGGCTCACGTGCCGATGTCGAGCCGCGGTTTACCCGGTTTTTAAATGAAGACAAGGTGGCATTTGGGCAAAAGCTGAGCAGCCTTGCAAACGATCTGGGCTATTCTGCAAGTGCTCTTTCCCTTGCATGGCTGATGCACCAGCCAGTTGTATCGACCGTGATCGTTGGAGCCTCACGCTTGGAACAGCTGACCGATAACGCACAGTGCACATCGATTAAGCTGGATGAGGAGATGCTAGCGCAACTGGATCAGCTGAGCGATCCGTATCGCCATGGAGAGCCTTTTGCCGTCTACCGCTTGTCCTAG
- a CDS encoding MerR family transcriptional regulator produces MYKIDEVAQKVKMTKRALRYYEELGLVSPSGRTEGGYRMYTDADVERILHVKDMRDLLGASLAEIKDMVELGRLYEEQRDFYNENYKNRDLDGPELLKRIEMLQTLEDTLTPQRNLLKSKIERMQELLLTFDERLERIVSKRDELTSKYEGGNN; encoded by the coding sequence GTGTACAAAATCGATGAAGTAGCACAGAAAGTCAAAATGACCAAGCGAGCGCTCCGTTATTACGAGGAATTAGGGTTGGTATCTCCATCGGGGAGAACTGAAGGCGGCTATCGCATGTATACAGATGCGGACGTAGAGCGGATTCTGCACGTCAAAGACATGCGTGATTTACTCGGAGCTTCCTTGGCTGAAATAAAGGACATGGTGGAGCTTGGCCGCCTGTATGAGGAACAGCGGGATTTCTACAATGAGAACTACAAAAACCGCGATCTGGACGGCCCCGAGCTGCTCAAACGGATCGAGATGCTGCAAACGCTGGAAGATACGCTCACACCTCAGCGCAATTTGCTCAAAAGTAAAATCGAGCGTATGCAAGAGCTGCTACTAACCTTTGATGAAAGACTAGAGAGAATCGTCAGCAAACGAGATGAGCTGACATCGAAATATGAGGGAGGAAACAACTAG
- a CDS encoding MFS transporter → MSSDAHSLRTILKQTKSAYAVAFACVVAFMGIGLVDPILPAIASKLNATPSQVSLLFTSYMLMTGITMLVTGWLSSRIGPKRTMLFGLLAIILFSFLGGMATSVNGIVWFRAGWGFGNAFFISTALAVIVSVASGGTASAIVLYEAAIGLGMSVGPLLGGLLGGISWRGPFFGVSVLMAIAFLAVFVLLKDLPKPTRRTSLLDPFRALRYPGLFTMAVTALLYNFGFFTLLAYSPFVLNMDEHSLGLVFFFWGIMLAITSVIVAPKLQDHFGSVPTLFAMLLLLAIDLAYMGFGVTSQTGLVIAIIIAGGILGIINTILTASVMDVAPVERAVASSAYSFVRFVGGAIAPWLAGKLSEVFTASIPFYAGALAVLISMLALFIGRRHLTEIK, encoded by the coding sequence ATGTCTTCAGATGCACATTCACTCCGTACGATCTTAAAGCAGACCAAATCTGCTTACGCCGTTGCCTTCGCCTGCGTGGTTGCTTTTATGGGAATCGGACTAGTGGACCCGATCCTGCCAGCCATCGCCAGCAAGCTAAACGCCACACCTAGCCAGGTTTCCTTGCTGTTTACCAGCTACATGCTCATGACCGGGATTACCATGCTGGTTACCGGATGGTTGTCCAGCCGGATTGGTCCCAAACGCACCATGCTTTTCGGATTGCTCGCCATTATCCTCTTTTCTTTTTTGGGCGGTATGGCTACGTCCGTCAACGGGATTGTCTGGTTCCGCGCAGGCTGGGGATTCGGGAATGCCTTTTTTATTTCCACAGCATTAGCCGTCATTGTCAGTGTTGCGAGCGGCGGTACAGCCTCCGCCATCGTATTGTATGAAGCTGCTATCGGTCTTGGTATGTCGGTAGGCCCACTGCTTGGTGGTCTGCTCGGAGGTATTAGCTGGCGCGGCCCGTTCTTCGGCGTCTCAGTCCTGATGGCCATCGCATTCCTTGCTGTCTTTGTACTGCTGAAGGACTTACCCAAACCAACGAGACGTACTTCGCTATTGGATCCATTTCGTGCCTTGCGCTACCCTGGCCTCTTTACGATGGCTGTCACTGCCCTTTTATATAACTTTGGATTCTTTACCTTGCTCGCTTATTCGCCCTTTGTCCTGAACATGGACGAGCATAGTCTGGGTCTTGTCTTCTTTTTCTGGGGCATCATGCTGGCGATTACTTCCGTGATTGTCGCACCAAAATTGCAGGATCATTTCGGTTCCGTTCCTACCCTGTTTGCCATGCTCCTGCTACTGGCCATCGATCTTGCCTACATGGGCTTTGGCGTCACTTCCCAAACTGGGCTGGTCATCGCCATTATCATCGCTGGTGGGATTCTCGGTATCATTAACACGATCCTGACCGCTTCCGTCATGGACGTAGCCCCGGTAGAACGTGCTGTCGCCTCTTCTGCTTATAGCTTTGTCCGGTTTGTAGGCGGGGCGATCGCTCCGTGGCTCGCAGGGAAATTGTCGGAGGTCTTTACCGCAAGCATTCCTTTTTACGCGGGGGCACTCGCTGTCTTGATTAGTATGCTCGCTCTCTTTATCGGGCGACGTCACTTGACCGAAATCAAATAG
- a CDS encoding M20 family metallopeptidase: MSIHTYLQDNMTHFLQLLEESVNMDSPSRDKVLGDRMAGWYALQFQRLTGGTAELIPNPTYGDQVRCTLGNGERQVLIIGHYDTVWLKGEAARRPFTIQDGKAYGPGVYDMKAGVLQAMFAMRALVQLDRLPKDKKIVLLLSSDEEIGSPTSRTLVEEEALRSIASFVMEPPTEPKGALKTWRKGSAHFTLQVHGVSAHAGIDHQKGVSAIEEMSRQIQYLHSLTDYDRGTTINVGTVSGGIGSNVVADYAEAQVDVRIVSMEEAKRIERVIRELKPTLAGTSVHVTGGIRRPPMERTEETGALFELAKSISINELGLALEEAGTGGVSDGNFAAACGTPTLDGLGSKGGFAHSPDECIELGEISVRAALLARLIEDV, translated from the coding sequence ATGTCAATTCACACGTATTTACAAGACAACATGACACACTTTCTGCAGTTGCTCGAAGAATCGGTAAACATGGATTCCCCATCACGGGATAAAGTGTTAGGTGACCGGATGGCAGGGTGGTACGCCCTTCAATTTCAGCGCTTGACGGGAGGAACAGCTGAGCTGATTCCGAACCCGACTTATGGCGATCAGGTGCGCTGCACATTGGGAAACGGGGAACGACAAGTGCTGATAATCGGTCACTACGATACGGTGTGGCTAAAAGGAGAAGCGGCTCGTCGACCTTTCACTATACAGGACGGCAAAGCGTACGGTCCGGGCGTTTACGACATGAAAGCTGGCGTGCTACAGGCCATGTTCGCGATGCGTGCCTTGGTACAGCTCGACCGCTTGCCGAAAGATAAAAAGATCGTCCTCCTTCTCAGCAGTGATGAGGAAATCGGCAGTCCCACTTCTCGTACATTGGTGGAGGAGGAAGCGTTGCGATCGATCGCCAGCTTTGTCATGGAGCCCCCGACTGAACCCAAAGGTGCATTGAAGACGTGGCGAAAAGGGAGTGCACACTTTACCCTGCAAGTACATGGTGTTTCGGCTCATGCTGGAATCGATCACCAAAAAGGGGTTTCTGCAATCGAAGAAATGTCCCGACAGATTCAGTATCTGCATTCGTTGACTGATTATGACCGAGGGACGACGATCAATGTCGGTACGGTCAGTGGCGGGATCGGCTCGAATGTAGTCGCTGATTATGCGGAGGCACAAGTCGATGTACGAATCGTTTCTATGGAGGAGGCAAAGCGGATCGAACGGGTGATTCGCGAGCTGAAGCCTACCCTTGCAGGAACGAGCGTACATGTCACAGGAGGCATCCGACGTCCACCGATGGAGAGGACGGAAGAGACCGGAGCATTATTTGAGCTGGCCAAATCAATTAGTATTAATGAATTGGGGCTCGCTCTCGAGGAAGCGGGGACAGGCGGAGTGAGTGACGGGAACTTCGCTGCTGCGTGCGGTACCCCTACTCTGGATGGTCTTGGCTCCAAGGGAGGATTTGCGCACTCGCCGGATGAATGTATCGAACTGGGTGAAATATCGGTCCGCGCTGCGTTGCTGGCGCGTTTGATCGAAGACGTATAG
- a CDS encoding ABC transporter permease, which yields MKKINVLGLITFVVLLLVNLPFLVIIPSSFTAAGYLAFPPEGFSWQWYTMILDRPEFIDSLWTSLKLAAITAVLATFLGTLAAFALSKYKFRGSGVLNALMLSPLTVPSLIIGISALLFFTRLGIAGTFTGLLLAHILISIPYVVRLVLTGLSSFDYTLEKAGYMLGAHPFRVFWDITLPLLRPAIVSGMIFSFLTSFDNVTVSLFLVAPDTTTLPLAIFTYMQETLDPLVASISSVVILLSLVFIILLEKVYGLERLFGLNSQSH from the coding sequence ATGAAAAAAATCAACGTACTTGGGCTCATTACCTTTGTGGTGCTGCTTCTGGTCAATCTGCCGTTTTTGGTCATCATTCCCAGCTCGTTTACGGCCGCAGGCTATCTGGCTTTTCCGCCAGAGGGCTTTTCCTGGCAATGGTATACGATGATTTTGGACAGGCCTGAGTTTATCGATTCGCTCTGGACAAGTCTCAAGCTGGCAGCCATCACGGCTGTGCTCGCGACTTTCTTGGGCACACTCGCGGCCTTTGCCTTGTCCAAATACAAGTTTCGCGGTAGTGGGGTACTCAATGCTTTGATGCTTTCTCCCCTCACCGTTCCGTCCCTCATCATCGGGATCTCGGCTTTGTTATTCTTTACGCGGCTCGGCATCGCGGGAACGTTTACCGGTCTCTTGCTCGCGCACATCCTGATTTCCATTCCGTATGTGGTGCGGCTCGTATTGACTGGGCTTAGCTCCTTTGACTACACGCTGGAAAAAGCGGGATACATGCTAGGAGCGCACCCGTTTCGGGTATTCTGGGACATTACACTGCCATTGCTCCGGCCAGCTATCGTGTCCGGAATGATTTTCTCGTTCTTGACGTCGTTTGATAACGTGACGGTTTCGCTCTTTTTGGTGGCACCGGACACGACGACGCTACCACTTGCGATATTCACCTACATGCAGGAAACGCTGGACCCATTGGTGGCTTCCATCTCGTCCGTGGTTATTTTGCTGAGTCTGGTGTTTATCATCTTGCTGGAAAAAGTGTATGGACTGGAGCGCCTATTCGGACTCAATTCCCAATCCCACTAA
- a CDS encoding ABC transporter permease codes for MSKRLSITLLTAPAMIILLGVFLIPMLLMLLLSFQDENEAFSVQNYALFVQDPFYVQILWRTIRVSLWTVLATLVLGYPVAMYMAQATGKMRGIVTMLILAPHLISVVIRNFGWVVVLGEKGWINESLIALGIIEQPLRLLYNELGVVIGLTDSFIAYMVLAIATSMYAIDPSLNKAASILGASRVRTFFSVTLPLSLPGIIAGTTLVFSLSMSAFVTPALMGGTSVKVMPVIAYEQIMATLNWPLGAALAFLLLGSTIVLVTLYTKLIETKRYKEVFAS; via the coding sequence ATGAGCAAACGTCTCTCGATTACACTGCTGACAGCTCCAGCCATGATTATTCTGCTGGGTGTCTTCCTGATTCCCATGCTCCTGATGCTCTTGCTCAGCTTTCAGGATGAAAATGAAGCCTTTTCCGTGCAAAATTACGCGTTGTTTGTGCAAGATCCGTTCTATGTGCAAATCTTGTGGCGGACGATCCGTGTTAGTCTCTGGACCGTACTCGCTACGCTAGTGCTCGGCTATCCAGTTGCGATGTACATGGCACAAGCGACAGGAAAGATGCGCGGGATTGTCACGATGTTAATCCTCGCACCCCATCTAATTAGCGTAGTTATCCGCAACTTCGGTTGGGTCGTTGTGCTAGGGGAAAAAGGCTGGATCAATGAGAGCTTAATCGCGCTCGGCATCATCGAACAACCACTTCGGCTGCTGTACAACGAGCTGGGTGTGGTTATCGGTCTGACCGACTCGTTTATCGCGTACATGGTGCTTGCTATCGCGACGAGCATGTATGCCATCGATCCATCGTTAAACAAAGCGGCATCGATTCTCGGTGCCTCACGAGTCCGCACGTTTTTCAGCGTGACGCTGCCGCTCAGTCTGCCTGGTATTATTGCAGGAACGACGCTGGTATTCAGCCTGTCGATGAGCGCTTTTGTGACACCTGCTTTGATGGGCGGAACATCGGTCAAAGTCATGCCAGTGATTGCGTACGAGCAAATCATGGCTACCTTGAATTGGCCATTGGGTGCGGCACTCGCCTTCCTGCTATTGGGCAGCACCATCGTGTTGGTTACCTTGTACACCAAGCTGATTGAAACCAAGAGGTACAAAGAGGTGTTTGCATCATGA